One genomic segment of Protaetiibacter intestinalis includes these proteins:
- a CDS encoding carbohydrate ABC transporter permease has protein sequence MSSLGELRKMALNRKGSGIKAATPDNKAAYIFLAPWLVGLVVFTIGPMLASLYLSFTDYNLLKPPVWSGFDNIVRMMNDERLWNSLRVTFTYVVFSVPLQLAFALLVALILDRGMRGLGIYRSIFYLPSLLGGSVAIAILWRQVFGNDGIINGFLSWFGIEGPGWISHPDYALGTIIILHIWTFGSPMVIFLAGLRQIPDMYYEAASMDGAGKIRRFFSITFPLLTPIIFFNLVLQIIFAFQSFTQAYIVSGGTGGPSDSTMFFTLYLYKQAFTQLDMGYASAMAWFLLLIIAGFTAFNFWLSRFWVFYDD, from the coding sequence GTGAGCAGTCTCGGCGAACTGCGGAAGATGGCCCTGAACCGCAAGGGTTCGGGCATCAAGGCCGCCACCCCCGACAACAAGGCGGCGTACATCTTCCTGGCCCCCTGGCTCGTGGGCCTCGTGGTCTTCACGATCGGGCCGATGCTCGCATCCCTGTACCTGTCGTTCACCGACTACAACCTGCTGAAGCCGCCCGTGTGGAGCGGCTTCGACAACATCGTGCGGATGATGAACGACGAGCGCCTGTGGAACTCGCTGCGCGTCACCTTCACCTACGTGGTGTTCTCGGTGCCGCTGCAGCTCGCCTTCGCCCTGCTCGTCGCGCTCATCCTCGACCGCGGGATGCGCGGACTCGGCATCTACCGCTCGATCTTCTACCTGCCGAGCCTGCTCGGCGGCTCCGTCGCCATCGCCATCCTCTGGCGCCAGGTGTTCGGCAACGACGGCATCATCAACGGCTTCCTGTCGTGGTTCGGGATCGAGGGGCCCGGCTGGATCTCGCACCCCGACTACGCGCTCGGGACGATCATCATCCTGCACATCTGGACCTTCGGCTCGCCCATGGTGATCTTCCTCGCGGGCCTCCGGCAGATCCCCGACATGTACTACGAGGCGGCCTCGATGGACGGCGCGGGCAAGATCCGGCGCTTCTTCTCCATCACCTTCCCGCTGCTGACGCCCATCATCTTCTTCAACCTCGTGCTGCAGATCATCTTCGCGTTCCAGTCGTTCACGCAGGCCTACATCGTCTCCGGCGGCACCGGCGGGCCGAGCGACTCGACCATGTTCTTCACGCTCTACCTCTACAAGCAGGCGTTCACCCAGCTCGACATGGGCTACGCATCCGCCATGGCGTGGTTCCTGCTGCTCATCATCGCCGGCTTCACCGCCTTCAACTTCTGGCTCTCGCGGTTCTGGGTCTTCTATGACGACTGA
- a CDS encoding carbohydrate ABC transporter permease — MSSAAATEQATLPPLPAPPKSRIHYRRRARIASVFKHAGLILLSIVMIYPLIWLVVSSLKPNDQIFRDLSIFTTDLTLDNYVQGWTTQGLPFSHFLLNSAILSVGAILGNLISCSLAAYAFARLRFRGRNLFFAIMLGTIMLPFHVVLVPQFVIFRELGWLETFLPLIVPKFLATDAFFVFLMVQFIRGLPKEIFEAARIDGAGHPRIFAQVTLPLMVPALATTAIFTFIWTWGDFFGPLIYLRTRENFPVSIALKGFVDAQSSSDYGAMFAMSVVSLIPLFLAFLIGQKYLVKGIATTGIK; from the coding sequence ATGAGCTCAGCCGCAGCCACCGAGCAGGCGACTCTGCCCCCGCTCCCCGCGCCCCCGAAGTCGCGCATCCACTACCGGCGCCGCGCCCGGATCGCCTCCGTCTTCAAGCACGCGGGCCTCATCCTGCTGTCGATCGTCATGATCTACCCGCTCATCTGGCTCGTGGTCTCCTCCCTCAAGCCCAACGACCAGATCTTCCGCGACCTCAGCATCTTCACGACCGACCTCACCCTCGACAACTACGTCCAGGGGTGGACCACCCAGGGGCTGCCGTTCAGCCACTTCCTGCTGAACTCGGCGATCCTGTCGGTCGGCGCGATCCTCGGCAACCTGATCTCGTGCTCGCTCGCCGCCTACGCCTTCGCGCGGCTGCGGTTCCGCGGGCGCAACCTGTTCTTCGCGATCATGCTCGGCACGATCATGCTGCCGTTCCACGTCGTGCTCGTGCCGCAGTTCGTGATCTTCCGCGAGCTCGGCTGGCTCGAGACGTTCCTGCCGCTCATCGTGCCGAAGTTCCTCGCCACGGATGCCTTCTTCGTCTTCCTCATGGTGCAGTTCATCCGCGGACTCCCGAAGGAGATCTTCGAGGCGGCCCGCATCGACGGGGCGGGGCATCCGCGCATCTTCGCGCAGGTGACCCTGCCGCTCATGGTGCCGGCGCTCGCGACCACCGCGATCTTCACCTTCATCTGGACCTGGGGCGACTTCTTCGGCCCCCTCATCTACCTGCGCACGCGCGAGAACTTCCCCGTGTCGATCGCCCTCAAGGGCTTCGTGGATGCGCAGTCCAGCTCGGACTACGGGGCCATGTTCGCGATGAGCGTCGTCTCGCTCATCCCGCTGTTCCTGGCCTTCCTGATCGGGCAGAAGTACCTGGTCAAGGGCATCGCGACGACGGGGATCAAGTGA